Within bacterium, the genomic segment GAAAGTGCAATAAAAGAGCTGGCTGAATTATTAAAAGACGCTGAAGAAGTCGCAGCTTTTGATATGTTCTTAGAGGATGTTTTTGCCCGAGAGAAATTGTGTCCTACTGCAATAGGAAATGAGATAGCTATCCCGCATGCCAGAACAGATGCTGTAAATAATATTATTATTGCGTTTGGAAGATCTATCAATGGAGTTAATTTTAACGCGCCGGATAACAAACCTGCAAAACTGATTTTTTTAATGGGAACCCCAAAGAAGGATATCAACAAATACTTGCAGGTTTTAGCGCATCTGATAAGATTACTAAAAAAAGAAGCTTTCCGACAACGGCTTTTATACGCGGAGAATAAGACTGAGATATTGAATGCTATAAGAGAAATTGAGGACTAGTTTAGTATGTAATTGATTTATAAGAACTAGTTTTGTAAACTACAACGAAAAATCGGGAACAAAAGAGTATGCCGACATATGAATATGAATGCAAGGATTGTGGACACAGTTTTGAG encodes:
- a CDS encoding PTS sugar transporter subunit IIA, giving the protein MKISDYVSEKMICLDLKNTTKESAIKELAELLKDAEEVAAFDMFLEDVFAREKLCPTAIGNEIAIPHARTDAVNNIIIAFGRSINGVNFNAPDNKPAKLIFLMGTPKKDINKYLQVLAHLIRLLKKEAFRQRLLYAENKTEILNAIREIED